In Arachis stenosperma cultivar V10309 chromosome 1, arast.V10309.gnm1.PFL2, whole genome shotgun sequence, one DNA window encodes the following:
- the LOC130933172 gene encoding putative ubiquitin-conjugating enzyme E2 39: protein MADLNNFERFDVVSDHSDHHFSQPTANTTKKQKQNRNPEPTNHAARNCFANTGSKVYKNIMREWKILANGLPDSIYVRVYESRIDLMRAAIVGAAGTPYHDGLFFFDIAFPPNYPSQPPKVHYLSCGFKLNPNLYHNGEVCLSLINTWIGKKSEKWDPCGSTVLQLLVSLQGLVLNDKPFFNEAGSEIFGRTFFEKQARSYNYSVFLLSCRTMLFWLQRPPRNFEEFVHAHFRGSACRILRACHEYVNGRVRVGWYGVSDVGENGDSSHRSRVKVPEEFKASMGKLYLRMVVAFQLNGSSLCSELLELENSDKNGGSSKNKGHGGDRKYGKIVRKVLGKFRKFYALKKDQSRRVDVSK, encoded by the coding sequence ATGGCTGACCTGAACAATTTCGAGCGCTTCGACGTCGTTTCAGACCATTCAGACCACCACTTTTCCCAACCAACTGCTAACACTACCAAGAAACAAAAACAGAACCGCAACCCGGAACCAACCAACCACGCTGCCCGAAACTGTTTTGCAAACACGGGCAGCAAAGTGTACAAGAACATAATGCGAGAATGGAAGATCCTCGCCAACGGCCTGCCCGACTCCATCTACGTCCGCGTCTACGAGAGCCGCATCGATCTCATGAGGGCAGCAATCGTCGGCGCCGCCGGTACACCCTACCACGATGGACTCTTCTTCTTCGACATTGCTTTCCCGCCAAATTACCCGTCCCAACCGCCCAAGGTTCACTACCTCTCTTGCGGGTTCAAACTCAACCCGAACCTTTACCATAACGGCGAAGTGTGCCTCAGCCTCATCAACACCTGGATCGGTAAAAAGAGCGAGAAGTGGGACCCATGCGGTTCAACCGTTTTGCAGCTCCTCGTTTCTCTCCAAGGCCTCGTCCTAAACGACAAGCCGTTTTTCAACGAGGCCGGATCCGAAATCTTCGGACGCACCTTCTTTGAAAAGCAGGCGCGTTCTTATAACTATTCCGTTTTCTTACTTAGCTGTAGGACTATGCTGTTTTGGCTCCAACGACCTCCGCGGAACTTCGAGGAATTCGTTCACGCGCACTTTCGTGGCAGCGCGTGTCGGATTCTGCGGGCGTGCCATGAGTACGTGAATGGGCGCGTGAGGGTTGGGTGGTACGGTGTGAGCGACGTTGGGGAGAACGGTGACTCTTCCCATCGGTCGCGTGTGAAGGTCCCGGAGGAATTCAAGGCATCGATGGGGAAGTTGTATCTTCGGATGGTTGTGGCGTTTCAACTGAACGGTTCTTCGTTGTGTTCGGAGCTTTTGGAATTAGAGAACAGTGATAAAAATGGTGGTTCGTCGAAGAATAAGGGGCATGGTGGCGACAGAAAGTATGGGAAGATTGTCAGGAAGGTGTTGGGGAAGTTTAGGAAGTTTTATGCTTTGAAGAAGGATCAAAGTAGAAGAGTCGACGTGTCAAAGTGA